The stretch of DNA GGGATCGTACTGCGGCATTCCCGTTTCACTTTTGAAGTTCAGTGTGTTCACGATTTTGTCAGTCTGAACGTTCACCACAATTTCAGTCCGGGCGCGCTCATCAGAAACATAAAGTTTATGAAACGGTGGAGCGTAAGCGCTGCCATCCGGCTTTTCCTGTGCGGGAAGCTTGGCTATGACTTTGCCCTGGCGCAAATCAATCACGCCGATCTTTTTTTCATGCCAGTCTGACGTGTAGACCTTCTTTAGCTCTGGGACAAACTCCACGCCTTCAACACCCGGCACATCGGGGATTGTCTTCACTACTTTGTTCGTTTTGAGATCAATCACGTAAAGCAATCCTGCCCCAAGATGCGCGGAAAGAAGATAGTCATCGTCGTAATCGATTGTCAGATAGTCGAAGCGTTTTCCTGGAGGACCGGGCAGGTCAATGGTCGCGATTTGTTGCAGGGTAGTTTTAGAGGCGGGAGCAACCGCGGCGGCTGTAGGATGCAGCATCTTCGTCCCGAATAACGTGAGCCCCGCCAAGGCCACCAGAACTGCCATGAAAACTGTTCGTCTCATCGATTTCGTCCCCTACTATTCCATGTCCGCAGAAGCTATCCAGCTTATAGGATCGCCGACAGTGTGCGTCGCAGAACTTACTTCCCCACGCTGCTCAGCATGACAATTCCCAGGGCAAATATCAGTAACGAAACCAGCCGCCTGAAATAATTTTCAGGAATGCGTGCCAGAACCCGCCCTCCGGCCAACGTTCCAATGATGACGCCGGCTGCCATAATTGCGATTGAAGCTGCTAGTCTATGCACGGTTTCCGGGCTGGTAAAGAAGTAGATTGGCATGCGCGCTCCATCGACAATCAGCGCGATCGCCGTGGCCGTGGCGACAAAAGTCTTGGCTTCAAGATTGAATCCGAGCATGGCCGCGGAACGGACGCCGCCCTGGTTGCCGACGAGTCCGCCAAGCAATCCTGAGAGCGCGCCGCCAAGCCAGGCTATTTTTTTGCCAAAGCGCATTTTCTTTGAGAGTCCGGTGAGCCCCATGAATCCGGCAAACACCAAGAGTCCACCAAGAATGTAAGCCAGAGCAGGACTGCTGAAGCGCGAGCCCAGCCATGCGCCCAGCAAACCGCCACCAGCACTGGCAATGCCAAAATTCTTGAGCAGATGGCGGTCGATCTTGTGGCGCAAGTTCCAGAAGCGAATGCTGGTGGCCAGCAGGTGCGGTATCGACACCGCGACCACCGCTTCCTTGGTCCCCACACTCAAGGCGAGCAGCGGCGTCAGCACACTGCCGATACCGAAGCCGGACAGCGCAGCAATCGCGCCACCCAGAATCGCCGCAACAAAGAGCAGTGCCGCTGTCATTTAGCCGGTGGGAGCGACGGCGTGAACTGGGCAATATCGTAGATGCCGAATTGTTTTTCCAGTTCGGTTACCTTGTCCACAGCCATATCAAAGCCGTCGCCGCCAAAGGTCTTGCGCTCAATGCCCTCAAACTGCTCGCCCATGGCGTCATACTCATGTTTGCTCACCACTTTGTGCAACGCCGGGAAGAGCACTGTATCTTCACGCGCCTCATGTGGCCGATACATGCGGTTGAAGGCAGCCAGCGACGTGCGAAGCGTCTCGTTGTCATTGCCCTTTGCCGCGGCCATGATTCTTTCCGTCACACGCCGTCCCATAGCGTGCTGCGCCCGCAGGTTTGTGGTCAACTCAATCAATTTGCCCGCCTGTTCAAAGCGGGGAAAAATATGATCTTCTTCCAGCTTCTCGTGGTAATCCTCAATAAAGCTCTTGATGATGCCGGCCGCGTTGGTCACAACAGCTGGGTCGAATTTTTCATTGGCTTGTATGCGGCGGAGAGCTTCGTCGTAAATCAGCAGAACGCGATTGAGCACTCCATGCTCGCGCATCAGGTCTTCGTTGGTGGAAACGTCTTCGTCTGCTTCCTCTTTTTTCTTAGCGGCTTTTTTGGGAGCTTTCTGTTGAGCCAGCGCTGAAAGCGGCACTAACAGGGAAGATCCGGCTACAGTGGAAGTTCCAATCAGAAAATCGCGGCGTGATGTTTTCATTGTTCGGGTCCTCAATGAGGATGCGCGTTGCCTTTGGGGCGCACCCGCATAAACAATATAACTCCCACGGGATGCTGCCCGTAAATGGGTGTAAGAAAATCAGGCTTGCCATAGAACGTTACCTGAGCGCCCAGTGCGGTTGAAAGGCCTGGAATGAGCGGGAAGTCGTGGTCGTATCCCGCGGTGTACGCCTGGATTCGAGCAAGAAACTGTTCGTCGAATCCCGGCGGTTCAGCCTGCTTGCCCAGCAGCAACTCGCTGCTGCGGTCCGCGCTTTCGATTCGTGTCCACACATGGTTGCGCTCTGCGAATTGCAAAGTAGATTCCGCCAGGTATCCGTTGGCGATCTGCCCACTCTGCAACACGCGATTACGGCCCCACAACAGCGTGGAAGCCCATCTGCCTTTGGTGAATGGACGGTTATAGCTTATTGAGGCGGTCATGCGTTGAACATCGTCTTCCGGATGTAATTGCTCTGGACTAGTGAGATGCGCAAAG from Terriglobia bacterium encodes:
- a CDS encoding sulfite exporter TauE/SafE family protein; its protein translation is MTAALLFVAAILGGAIAALSGFGIGSVLTPLLALSVGTKEAVVAVSIPHLLATSIRFWNLRHKIDRHLLKNFGIASAGGGLLGAWLGSRFSSPALAYILGGLLVFAGFMGLTGLSKKMRFGKKIAWLGGALSGLLGGLVGNQGGVRSAAMLGFNLEAKTFVATATAIALIVDGARMPIYFFTSPETVHRLAASIAIMAAGVIIGTLAGGRVLARIPENYFRRLVSLLIFALGIVMLSSVGK
- a CDS encoding hemerythrin domain-containing protein; this translates as MKTSRRDFLIGTSTVAGSSLLVPLSALAQQKAPKKAAKKKEEADEDVSTNEDLMREHGVLNRVLLIYDEALRRIQANEKFDPAVVTNAAGIIKSFIEDYHEKLEEDHIFPRFEQAGKLIELTTNLRAQHAMGRRVTERIMAAAKGNDNETLRTSLAAFNRMYRPHEAREDTVLFPALHKVVSKHEYDAMGEQFEGIERKTFGGDGFDMAVDKVTELEKQFGIYDIAQFTPSLPPAK